A window from Manis javanica isolate MJ-LG chromosome 10, MJ_LKY, whole genome shotgun sequence encodes these proteins:
- the UFSP1 gene encoding ufm1-specific protease 1, with protein sequence MGDKPPGFRGSRSWIGCVEASLCLDYFGGPQARLCHVPRGAGLQGQMEMLYSHFAGGGGPVMVGGDADAQSKALLGVALGPGMEAYVLVLDPHCWGAPKNPSQLQAAGWVGWQEVGKAFNPNSFYNLCLTSCTSKKQQHALD encoded by the coding sequence ATGGGCGACAAGCCCCCCGGGTTCCGGGGCTCCCGGAGCTGGATTGGCTGTGTCGAGGCCAGTCTCTGCCTTGACTATTTCGGAGGGCCCCAGGCACGCCTATGCCACGTGCCCCGTGGAGCTGGACTTCAGGGGCAAATGGAGATGCTTTACTCCCACTTCGCTGGGGGAGGGGGGCCTGTAATGGTTGGGGGAGATGCAGATGCCCAGTCCAAGGCCTTGCTAGGAGTCGCCCTGGGGCCAGGCATGGAAGCTTATGTCCTGGTATTGGACCCTCACTGCTGGGGTGCTCCAAAAAACCCCAGCCAACTACAGGCTGCTGGGTGGGTGGGCTGGCAAGAGGTAGGCAAAGCCTTTAACCCTAACTCCTTCTACAACCTGTGCTTGACCAGCTGTACCTCCAAAAAGCAGCAGCATGCCCTGGACTGA
- the ACHE gene encoding acetylcholinesterase isoform X2: protein MRPPSCLLNTPSLASPLFLLLFLLGGGAEAEEDPELLVTVHGGRLRGIRLMAPGGPVSAFLGIPFAEPPVGPRRFLPPEPKRPWLGVLDATAFQSVCYQYVDTLYPGFEGTEMWNPNRELSEDCLYLNVWTPYPRPASPTPVLIWIYGGGFYSGASSLDVYDGRFLAQAERTVLVSMNYRVGAFGFLALPGSREAPGNMGLLDQRLALHWVQENVAAFGGDPMSVTLFGESAGAASVGMHLLSPPSRGLFHRAVMQSGAPNGPWATVGVGEARRRATLLARLVGCPLGGTGGNDTELVACLRTRPAQDLVDHEWHVLPQESVFRFSFVPVVDGDFLSDTPEALINAGDFHGLKVLVGVVKDEGSYFLVYGAPGFSKDNESLISRAQFLAGVRVGVPQASDLAAEAVVLHYTDWLHPEDPARLREAMSDVVGDHNVVCPVAQLAGRLAAQGARVYAYIFEHRASTLSWPLWMGVPHGYEIEFIFGLPLEPSLNYTVEERSFAQRLMRYWANFARTGDPNDPRDPKAPQWPPYTAGAQQYVSLNLRPLEVRRGLRAQACAFWNRFLPKLLSATDTLDEAERQWKAEFHRWSSYMVHWKNQFDHYSKQDRCSDL from the exons ATGAGGCCCCCCTCCTGTCTTCTGAACACACCCTCCCTGGCTTCCccacttttcctcctcctcttcctcctgggaggaggggcagaggctgaggaGGACCCAGAGCTGCTGGTGACGGTGCATGGGGGCCGGCTGCGAGGCATCCGCCTAATGGCCCCTGGGGGCCCTGTCTCTGCTTTTCTGGGCATCCCCTTCGCAGAGCCACCTGTGGGCCCCCGTCGCTTTCTTCCACCAGAGCCCAAGCGGCCCTGGCTAGGGGTGCTGGATGCCACAGCTTTCCAAAGTGTCTGCTACCAATACGTGGACACCTTGTACCCTGGCTTTGAGGGCACCGAGATGTGGAACCCCAACCGTGAGCTAAGCGAGGACTGCCTCTACCTCAATGTGTGGACACCATACCCCCGGCCTGCCTCCCCGACCCCTGTGCTCATCTGGATCTATGGGGGTGGCTTCTACAGTGGCGCCTCCTCCCTGGACGTGTATGATGGTCGCTTCCTGGCCCAGGCAGAAAGGACTGTGCTGGTGTCCATGAACTACCGGGTAGGAGCCTTTGGCTTCTTGGCCCTACCGGGGAGCCGAGAAGCCCCAGGCAACATGGGCTTACTGGATCAGAGGCTGGCACTGCACTGGGTACAGGAGAATGTGGCAGCCTTTGGGGGGGACCCAATGTCAGTGACTCTGTTTGGGGAAAGCGCAGGTGCTGCTTCTGTGGGCATGCACCTGCTGTCCCCACCCAGCCGGGGCCTGTTCCACAGGGCTGTGATGCAGAGCGGTGCACCCAATGGGCCTTGGGCCACAGTGGGTGTGGGAGAGGCCCGCCGCAGGGCCACGCTGCTAGCCCGCCTTGTAGGCTGTCCCCTGGGTGGCACTGGTGGCAATGACACAGAGCTGGTGGCCTGTCTGCGGACACGGCCAGCTCAGGACCTGGTGGACCACGAATGGCATGTGCTGCCTCAGGAAAGTGTCTTCCGCTTCTCCTTTGTGCCTGTGGTGGATGGAGACTTCCTCAGTGACACACCTGAGGCCCTCATCAATGCTGGAGACTTTCATGGCCTGAAG GTGCTGGTAGGTGTGGTGAAGGATGAGGGCTCCTATTTTCTGGTGTATGGGGCCCCAGGCTTCAGCAAAGACAACGAGTCTCTCATCAGCCGAGCCCAGTTCCTGGCTGGGGTGCGGGTTGGGGTCCCCCAAGCAAGTGACCTGGCTGCCGAGGCTGTGGTCCTGCATTACACAGACTGGCTGCACCCTGAGGACCCAGCGCGCTTGAGGGAGGCCATGAGTGATGTAGTGGGCGACCACAACGTCGTGTGCCCTGTGGCCCAGCTGGCTGGGCGACTGGCTGCCCAAGGTGCTCGGGTCTATGCCTACATCTTTGAACACCGTGCGTCCACGCTCTCCTGGCCCCTCTGGATGGGGGTGCCCCACGGCTATGAGATCGAGTTCATCTTTGGGCTTCCCCTGGAACCCTCACTAAACTACACTGTGGAGGAGAGAAGCTTTGCCCAGCGCTTGATGAGATACTGGGCCAACTTCGCCCGCACAGG GGACCCCAATGACCCCCGGGACCCCAAAGCCCCCCAGTGGCCACCGTACACAGCGGGAGCGCAGCAGTACGTGAGCCTGAATCTGCGGCCGCTGGAGGTGAGACGGGGACTGCGCGCTCAAGCCTGTGCCTTTTGGAACCGCTTCCTACCCAAATTGCTCAGCGCGACCG ACACGCTGGACGAGGCGGAGCGCCAGTGGAAAGCCGAGTTCCACCGCTGGAGCTCCTACATGGTGCACTGGAAGAACCAGTTTGACCATTACAGCAAGCAGGACCGCTGCTCAGACCTGTGA
- the ACHE gene encoding acetylcholinesterase isoform X1 translates to MRPPSCLLNTPSLASPLFLLLFLLGGGAEAEEDPELLVTVHGGRLRGIRLMAPGGPVSAFLGIPFAEPPVGPRRFLPPEPKRPWLGVLDATAFQSVCYQYVDTLYPGFEGTEMWNPNRELSEDCLYLNVWTPYPRPASPTPVLIWIYGGGFYSGASSLDVYDGRFLAQAERTVLVSMNYRVGAFGFLALPGSREAPGNMGLLDQRLALHWVQENVAAFGGDPMSVTLFGESAGAASVGMHLLSPPSRGLFHRAVMQSGAPNGPWATVGVGEARRRATLLARLVGCPLGGTGGNDTELVACLRTRPAQDLVDHEWHVLPQESVFRFSFVPVVDGDFLSDTPEALINAGDFHGLKVLVGVVKDEGSYFLVYGAPGFSKDNESLISRAQFLAGVRVGVPQASDLAAEAVVLHYTDWLHPEDPARLREAMSDVVGDHNVVCPVAQLAGRLAAQGARVYAYIFEHRASTLSWPLWMGVPHGYEIEFIFGLPLEPSLNYTVEERSFAQRLMRYWANFARTGDPNDPRDPKAPQWPPYTAGAQQYVSLNLRPLEVRRGLRAQACAFWNRFLPKLLSATAAEAPSTCSGPAHGEAAPRPRPDFPLPLLLFLPLILSGLLRL, encoded by the exons ATGAGGCCCCCCTCCTGTCTTCTGAACACACCCTCCCTGGCTTCCccacttttcctcctcctcttcctcctgggaggaggggcagaggctgaggaGGACCCAGAGCTGCTGGTGACGGTGCATGGGGGCCGGCTGCGAGGCATCCGCCTAATGGCCCCTGGGGGCCCTGTCTCTGCTTTTCTGGGCATCCCCTTCGCAGAGCCACCTGTGGGCCCCCGTCGCTTTCTTCCACCAGAGCCCAAGCGGCCCTGGCTAGGGGTGCTGGATGCCACAGCTTTCCAAAGTGTCTGCTACCAATACGTGGACACCTTGTACCCTGGCTTTGAGGGCACCGAGATGTGGAACCCCAACCGTGAGCTAAGCGAGGACTGCCTCTACCTCAATGTGTGGACACCATACCCCCGGCCTGCCTCCCCGACCCCTGTGCTCATCTGGATCTATGGGGGTGGCTTCTACAGTGGCGCCTCCTCCCTGGACGTGTATGATGGTCGCTTCCTGGCCCAGGCAGAAAGGACTGTGCTGGTGTCCATGAACTACCGGGTAGGAGCCTTTGGCTTCTTGGCCCTACCGGGGAGCCGAGAAGCCCCAGGCAACATGGGCTTACTGGATCAGAGGCTGGCACTGCACTGGGTACAGGAGAATGTGGCAGCCTTTGGGGGGGACCCAATGTCAGTGACTCTGTTTGGGGAAAGCGCAGGTGCTGCTTCTGTGGGCATGCACCTGCTGTCCCCACCCAGCCGGGGCCTGTTCCACAGGGCTGTGATGCAGAGCGGTGCACCCAATGGGCCTTGGGCCACAGTGGGTGTGGGAGAGGCCCGCCGCAGGGCCACGCTGCTAGCCCGCCTTGTAGGCTGTCCCCTGGGTGGCACTGGTGGCAATGACACAGAGCTGGTGGCCTGTCTGCGGACACGGCCAGCTCAGGACCTGGTGGACCACGAATGGCATGTGCTGCCTCAGGAAAGTGTCTTCCGCTTCTCCTTTGTGCCTGTGGTGGATGGAGACTTCCTCAGTGACACACCTGAGGCCCTCATCAATGCTGGAGACTTTCATGGCCTGAAG GTGCTGGTAGGTGTGGTGAAGGATGAGGGCTCCTATTTTCTGGTGTATGGGGCCCCAGGCTTCAGCAAAGACAACGAGTCTCTCATCAGCCGAGCCCAGTTCCTGGCTGGGGTGCGGGTTGGGGTCCCCCAAGCAAGTGACCTGGCTGCCGAGGCTGTGGTCCTGCATTACACAGACTGGCTGCACCCTGAGGACCCAGCGCGCTTGAGGGAGGCCATGAGTGATGTAGTGGGCGACCACAACGTCGTGTGCCCTGTGGCCCAGCTGGCTGGGCGACTGGCTGCCCAAGGTGCTCGGGTCTATGCCTACATCTTTGAACACCGTGCGTCCACGCTCTCCTGGCCCCTCTGGATGGGGGTGCCCCACGGCTATGAGATCGAGTTCATCTTTGGGCTTCCCCTGGAACCCTCACTAAACTACACTGTGGAGGAGAGAAGCTTTGCCCAGCGCTTGATGAGATACTGGGCCAACTTCGCCCGCACAGG GGACCCCAATGACCCCCGGGACCCCAAAGCCCCCCAGTGGCCACCGTACACAGCGGGAGCGCAGCAGTACGTGAGCCTGAATCTGCGGCCGCTGGAGGTGAGACGGGGACTGCGCGCTCAAGCCTGTGCCTTTTGGAACCGCTTCCTACCCAAATTGCTCAGCGCGACCG CCGCGGAGGCTCCCAGCACCTGCTCAGGCCCCGCCCACGGGGAGGCTGCCCCGAGGCCCAGGCCCGActtccccctgcccctcctcctcttcctccccctcatCCTTTCCGGGCTCCTGCGTCTGTGA